From the genome of Nicotiana tabacum cultivar K326 chromosome 17, ASM71507v2, whole genome shotgun sequence:
ATGGAAAAAATGTGGCTGTGGTTGAACAAAAGCTTTTTTCTCCTCCAGGGAGCATGCTGGGAGGGGGAGATGAAGTGACTGTGGTCAATCAAGAGCCTTCTCCTCCTCCGGAGAGTGTGATGGGAGAGGAAAAGAAGGTAACCATGCTTGAGCAAATTCCTTCAGCTTCTCCGGAGAGTATGCTGGAAGAGGGAGAGAAGGTGACTCTGGTTGAGCAAAAGCTTTCTACTCCTCCAGGGGTTATGTTGGAAGAGGGAATGAAGGCGACTGCAGTAAATCAAAAGCCTTCCGCTCCGCCAGGGAGTATGCTTGGACAGGGAAAGAAGTTGAATGTGGTGAATCGAAGGACTTCTTCCAAGGTTCACTCTCTTGAACCCTctgaaataataaagaaaaaagcACCGCTGCCACCAAAGAGTATTCACTCTGTGAAACTGGATTCGTCAAGTAACAAGACACCAAagacagaaaagaaaatgaaatacatTTTGGCAAAGCATTCTCCTCTTGGGCAGATAAAGCTTAAAATGGTAAAATCTTCATCTAAGATCTTAGGTGTAGATGCAGGAGGCAGAAAAGAAGATGATATCAATTCTAGAAAACAAATAATTGTGTCCAAAGTATCTGCAGAAAACTCTTTGAAGACCCCAACTGTTTCATGTTCTCCAAAATCTTCCTCTGTTAAACCTTTGATCTTGAGAGCAAGAAACAATAAAAGCTTAAAACTGCTGGCTCCCCTGAAGGACCAGAACAAGACGCGGAGAGATGGAACCAACAAACTGAATCCTGAAAAGGTTCCTGAGAAAACTTTGCATGTTACCAAGGTGAAGGCATCACTGAAGTCTTCATCTCAGTCGCAATCACGTTCGTTGTctaatgaaaaagataaaaagaaagctGTTGAGTCTGCAGACAGTGCATCAGATAAATACATCTCTAGCAGCAAAAAGCTGCTAAACATAGCAGAAGCAGAAACTGTCGGGAAAAATCAGAAAAAGATATTAAGAAAAGGCAAGGCAGGCGTTTCTAATGATTCCAATCCTTCAGTGGTGAAACTGAAATTCAGGAGGGGTAAGGTAGTTGATCTCCAGCTAGAAACCAGCAGCCCTAGGAGGCTGATATTTAGATGGGGACGACATATGGGGGAAAGCCAGGACAGCAAGGGTGATATAAGAAGGAGAATCTTAAAAAAGAAAGGAGTTGATGCTGACAAAAATAGTACCATCTTAAGCTCtggaaaaattattttgaggCATCAGGATGTGCAGGAAAAAAAAGATGTGCAGGGTTTGTTGAATAATGTGATTGAAGAGACGGCGAGTAAGCTTGTTGAAACCAGGAAGAGCAAAGTTAAAGCTTTGGTGGGAGCTTTTGAGACGGTAATTTCCCGCCAAGATAAACCTTCTACAGTCACAGTTtcttgatttcaacaaaaatagaattTTATAACACATAGGAGCAATTGCAAATATAGTGGATGACACAGTTTTTCTGACCTGGTTTGAGTGAATTTCTCCGTTTCTTATTCTGACTCTTCTTCTTAACGGTTTCTTGATGGGTTGCCGGTTCTGTTCTCATGATTGAATAAATTCAGCTTCTTCTGGATGCATCTACTTTGAATTGGGAGATAAAATCATGCAACATTATAGTTTCTTTTTCGCTTATGGAGGCTGAGATAGTGGTGTTAAATCTGTGGATGTGTGGGTATACTATATTTCAATGTTGGGCTGGCTGCTCATTGAACATATATTGCTGTTGGACTTATTTTACGTGGGATTTGTTCATACTTTCTGTCGAATAAGTGTATGAAGAAGACAGAGGCATGTCAAATTACTATGCAAAGAGAGTTTTGGCTGTGGTACTGGTTTGGCATTGTGCTTGTATATTGTTTGCTATAGCCGTTCGTTTCTTGACTTCAAATATACTGTTGTTTTTTCATCCTGCCATTTCTCCTTTCCATATCAGTATTTATGCTTGAATCCTTTGAGTAGGCACATTACTAGATAGAAATGACTGGATTTATTGGATTTGAAACTGACACCGAATTGGTTAAATTGTCACTACAAAGGGATGTATACTACTTGTTAGCAAACAAATGAGTTTTGACTGCGGATGTAAAACTGCCTTCCTGATAATTTCAAGCTGAGTAGAATGCTATCTGATGAAGTGTATATGGTCTCAAATTTGAAATTATTCAAACGTGCCAATGGATCGACTAGCAAAGTGGTTTGTTATTAGCAAGTGACAAAGAGTTGCTATCAAATTTCACTTTGGGAAATTCAGATATTTATGCTCCATCTCCGCGACCTGTCTATTGGACTAAAAAACTTAACTTCGAACCAAAATAAACCAATTTGACATTCAATTCAAGGGTTGACGACTTGACGGAGTTGCCAACTTGCTATCATACTTTGCTATCaagggttggttcggtttttattaaaattaaaccaaaccaactatataggtttggtttggattggttcgattttgtcggattttttgggattttcggatttttttgttacatgaataatatgtcaatcttactttgttaaatttttgataattaatacatgttaaaaattgaaaaaattgacaaatatgttatctattaaaatattcttatgggagaattttcttagtagcacatgatagttatttttttactTGTCTGACAATTATAACTTTTCGTTGATatacactttcaaggttaactGAATTTAATaatcaaatataaaaattaatatgatacctaaataatgatatgttccatttaattttcaattatcgaaataacacttcaaattcgaaaaagatataagaatttaatggatcttgacatatgaatatggaagaataaagagattgacgcatttcaataacaattgataagaaagtgatcatacaacatattatttaaagttaataaaaatggagcacttcatattctattaattattacatcccataagagaatcccaaatatttctagatattttttaaagaaaattctatataaagtcttaaaagtatatataaaaattatatatttatatgtcggtttggtttggatttttttactcaatagcaaactaaatcaaaccaaatttcatcgggttttttaatcgatttggtttgatttttcgaTTTTGTGCGGTTTTCCGGTTCGATTTGTACTCTCCTGCTGCCGGTATCTCTTTCTAGAAATCAAGGCTCGTCCAACTATTGCATGCTTGTTTGATACAAATGTTGAAACACATATTAGCAACTACCAATTGAAAGGCACGGGAGAAATGGTTACTAGGAGCAAACCCTAGATACACCAAATGTGCTATTAGTATTTCCCGTTTCGTTTTATCTTTTTAAGTTCTTAAATAGTAGATGCCTGTTCCTGTTGTAATCTTTATTTTTTAAGGGctattatcacttttagctcgcgacagaaactatttatatctagagccgaaaaaatgtataaaacttatataatttttgtatataacatacataatacaAAAACTTATAcattttttcgactattatttttacggtggctatacaatatcattttttcattttttaaattgaGTGAAAGACTTCCACGATACTACTAAATTATAAGCTTTAGAAAAATGTCAAAAGTTGCTGCTGCAAATTTTTTTCCCTCCTTTAGAGAAATCCTGGATGCAAATAAGGTTAATCGGATTCAAATACTCTCCTACAAGATTATTGCCGCTTTGATTATTGCTCAAATTCAATTTTCTGTCATTGAAAGTTCAATCTAATAGGAGTAATAACATAATTATAACTTAAGTCTTAAAAAGAACAATTTAATAACTAAATGGCTACCGTTTAAACTGGTGACATGAGTAATCTTAGATCCACATAGTTCAATTGGACATTTTTTACATTGCCTTCATAATGACACttgaaaatattctttgatatgcTCTCTTGATTCGAACGTCTTTGTGGGCGACCCGGGAGTGGATAAGTAATAATAACGTGGCCTAGTTATATTTTAGTCTCACTGTcatgaaatttcaaattttacaaGCTAAAAAGTGACTATTTGTGTAATTCTACGACAGTGAATATTTTCTAATAGTGGagctaaaatgcaaaaaattgcAGAAATGTGATATTTTTTGTGGTGATCTTTAATTTTTGATTTCGCTTGTCGCATGGGCAGAACTTCAAGGTGAAAAATTAAAAGTgttattgtttgaccaaaaagtaaaACTTCCGGCTAAACTAttaaatctatactatattaaaagcacgaatactcttagcaaaatatcATTCGTCTTTTTTGCCCTTCTATAATAGAATTCACACcggacaaaatagtaatttagttATTTTACTAATATCTAGGAATAttcattaatttatttttctactccctccggtccacaataagtgattttttggttgttttcacacaaattaagaaattcaccttttaacattaattaacaatgaaattgaccatattaacctttactatctcttcacataaacactcctaacacatactccaacactatttactccaagggcaatgtagggaaaaaataattaattcattcttgaaatctgaaaaaatcacttattttggaccaaataaaaaactaaaaaatcacttattgtggatcgGAGGAAATATAtaagaatagtcatttaatttttttctaatcataaattctttcatttttcaaattcatttaatttttttctaatcataaattctttcatttttcaaattgCATAGGCAAACACTTCCATAAAAGAGCTATCATTCCACGTTTTGATTTCCATGTCTCTTTCTttgaatataaaaaatatatatttattcatGCTCGGATTGACTTTTTAATCATGATAGGAATTACTTTCTGAGTTGTATTTAACTCTCTGGTATTTGACCAACTAGGAATATAAACTACTTAGTAACTCTGGTTGTTACTAAGCATGAAGATGTTAGAAAGAATatgcaaaaaaagaagaaagaaaggtaAAAAACCATTAatatgtcttttattattttttggtaatttattttgttgaccagcttaaagtTTTCTTTCGCTTAAAGTCTGGCAATACTCTTTTTTAAGCAAATCCATTACAGACAACATATATAATATAGGAGCTGTGATATGATAATTAACAAGCCATAAAATCTGCAATTGTAACCACGTTAGCGATCTTGTAAAGAAAATTTGATAACATTCTAAAATAAAGCAATAATCGGTCTCGTcaaaacacacacacagataGTAAAAGTAAAAGTCGTTTCTACATTATTATTGAATATATCATAGCTAGCAGTATTTTTTGTTGACAATAGTTTGGATTTTATATATAAGGCAGTTTTTATTTGATCTTTATCTTAAAATCTTCTACACTGACTTCTCAATTATTTTCTCTTAACATATATTTTTCTATTTCATGTTTTAGATTTGAAGGATTTTAAATTTGAGTTAAGTTACAAATTTTGTACAGGTTGTTTGGACCATCACATTTCATAAAAACAAATTAGTTAGAAATTCAATCTATGTCTAATTAGCTCACTATTATTTTTTCTTACGTTTGATAATTAACAATACTAATTTATTGCCAAGTTAGATTGCTTACTTTAAAATAGTTATCAACATTTAATTTTCCCCCTAATTTTGAGGAGTTTTAAATTTACTAAGTTTAtaagtgtatatatatttttcttattttaattgtATTGTATCTAAACTATAATGCTTTTCTTATTGCATTGGTAAACTTAAGTCCTATTCCACGTACAACTCTTGTTTCATAAGCTACAAAGCAtatgaaaagaaaggaaaagagaataaaGACGACTAGTAAACTCATATTTCAGATAGGTAAAAAGTCAAAATATTTAATGTTTTAAATTCTATTTAGATTTTACCACTTCAATTGCAATAAGCCAACAAACACATAAAATTGAACGCTAACTTAAATAGTTAAACTTACGCAAGTTGCCTTACATATATAAAATCAATTGAAATGATAGAATGACCATTAAATAATACTTACTCCCTCTGTCTCAAATTATCTGTCATATTTCTCTTTTGCATGCCCTTTAAGAAACATTAATTATGAGGGATTCTTGACTATTTTGCCCCTATTTTGAATATTTACTCTATTTATGTGCTATCTTCATTTTTAAGAACAATTACTATTAATGTTAAAATTGCAAAAGTATTATTTATTTTGCCTTGAACTTctaaatgacaaataatttgagacaattatttttcaaaaatcatgACAGATAATATGAGATGGAAGGAGTAACACTTAAatgattaaataaggaaa
Proteins encoded in this window:
- the LOC107777866 gene encoding uncharacterized protein LOC107777866, which encodes MAEDNIDELVSPVTSVKNDSAAEDNIDERVSPVTTVNNDSVAEDNTDDLVTPVTSVKYDSAENKPDKIRTRKSSSLSNGHRVLPCYRKSSSTSSYDGGNTRRQSTGKLDSPDSGQDVLPHYMRASTGSCHDFCKYGRKHSSEAKPWHPLSKRKNKLLADEQSPTQTMVGEAKKGTAVKQKPSTTTGSIVGEKKKMTGAAQKPSTPPGSMLGEAKEGTVVKQNFSTTSGSTLGQAAKRTSVKQKPSTPPGCMLEEGKKVRLESILGDGKNVAVVEQKLFSPPGSMLGGGDEVTVVNQEPSPPPESVMGEEKKVTMLEQIPSASPESMLEEGEKVTLVEQKLSTPPGVMLEEGMKATAVNQKPSAPPGSMLGQGKKLNVVNRRTSSKVHSLEPSEIIKKKAPLPPKSIHSVKLDSSSNKTPKTEKKMKYILAKHSPLGQIKLKMVKSSSKILGVDAGGRKEDDINSRKQIIVSKVSAENSLKTPTVSCSPKSSSVKPLILRARNNKSLKLLAPLKDQNKTRRDGTNKLNPEKVPEKTLHVTKVKASLKSSSQSQSRSLSNEKDKKKAVESADSASDKYISSSKKLLNIAEAETVGKNQKKILRKGKAGVSNDSNPSVVKLKFRRGKVVDLQLETSSPRRLIFRWGRHMGESQDSKGDIRRRILKKKGVDADKNSTILSSGKIILRHQDVQEKKDVQGLLNNVIEETASKLVETRKSKVKALVGAFETVISRQDKPSTVTVS